The following proteins come from a genomic window of Geomonas sp. RF6:
- a CDS encoding helix-turn-helix domain-containing protein: protein MNKTTNLQKLRENRGLGHEELSSATGVPAATIASAEAGEGALTAEELYDLAVFFETGTSDLLERDELAVTTHLDYPENEDYDGFWGHVGILLHGQQHTKWYPITTTASDAIAEDLQNLEKGFIAIRTLNNRVLFVNPLRVKKIMLNDDDAGAPPDFEDVARYMSPASYEAIREWYWEKAGAGEVSYSPKVRKLVEALLKEENLDEKRIEEVLLKTFIYYRDGSSESYHADSAHLGNIWALGRNLNIPIISIPERNDLFDCWYSAQAIALIDTPYLELAGNDEEEKPLHRKGVLAATASGDEGKKEGKASKGAKGSEKKKGKKNGSG from the coding sequence ATGAACAAGACGACCAACCTGCAGAAACTGAGGGAAAACCGCGGACTCGGGCACGAGGAGCTATCGAGCGCAACAGGCGTCCCTGCAGCTACGATCGCGAGCGCGGAAGCGGGCGAAGGGGCGCTCACGGCAGAGGAGCTGTACGACCTCGCGGTTTTCTTCGAGACCGGGACGTCGGATCTGCTGGAAAGAGACGAACTGGCGGTGACCACGCACCTCGACTACCCTGAGAACGAAGATTACGACGGATTCTGGGGACATGTCGGCATCCTGCTCCACGGGCAGCAACACACGAAGTGGTATCCGATAACCACCACGGCGTCGGACGCCATCGCCGAAGATCTGCAAAACCTCGAAAAAGGCTTCATCGCCATCCGCACCCTGAACAACCGCGTCCTTTTTGTAAATCCCCTGCGGGTGAAAAAGATCATGCTCAACGATGACGACGCCGGTGCGCCCCCCGATTTTGAAGATGTCGCACGCTACATGTCCCCCGCCTCCTATGAAGCGATCAGGGAATGGTACTGGGAGAAAGCGGGTGCAGGGGAAGTGTCGTACTCCCCGAAGGTCCGGAAACTGGTGGAAGCGCTGCTGAAGGAAGAAAACCTCGATGAAAAGAGGATCGAGGAAGTGCTGCTGAAGACCTTCATCTACTACCGCGACGGCTCGTCGGAAAGCTACCACGCCGACAGCGCCCATCTCGGGAACATATGGGCCCTCGGTCGCAACCTGAACATCCCGATCATTTCGATACCGGAGCGAAACGACCTTTTCGATTGCTGGTATTCCGCACAGGCTATCGCCCTTATCGACACACCTTACCTAGAACTCGCAGGGAACGACGAAGAAGAGAAGCCCCTGCACCGAAAAGGAGTATTAGCCGCGACAGCCTCAGGTGACGAAGGGAAAAAAGAAGGTAAAGCCTCGAAGGGAGCAAAGGGCTCCGAAAAGAAGAAGGGGAAGAAAAACGGCAGCGGCTAA
- a CDS encoding glycosyltransferase family 2 protein has translation MPTVSVIIPTFNREFYVTKAIDSILEQTFSDYEIIVVDDGSIDGTRAALSRYGDRIRYIYQENAGVSAARNTGIAAAQGDWIAYLDSDDEWMSNYLAAQMESVGRYPEAVGHITNSLYIFLDQPRSIVHFDEIGMLRKFPHGTDHLLVEKPFKTIIDCSHWFLQPIIMRREALLQAGLFNTGLSIAEDIDVVSRLALKGPFAFNRSVLVNVYRRQEKIGHLSAQYYRNAISSRKTFGRVYTDLLGRPGLTLLEKVAVAKALCTKWRAVGNMYMMADRQQEARRFYRKALLIYPSLKALFKYCGTFMPQQLAMYVVRKGVTIAPGDDLGEES, from the coding sequence ATGCCCACAGTGAGTGTTATCATACCGACATTCAACAGGGAGTTTTACGTCACAAAGGCCATAGACAGCATTCTGGAGCAGACTTTCTCGGATTACGAAATAATAGTGGTGGACGACGGCTCGATTGACGGCACCCGTGCCGCCTTGAGCAGGTATGGGGACAGGATCAGATACATCTACCAGGAGAATGCCGGCGTAAGCGCTGCGAGAAACACGGGGATCGCAGCGGCGCAGGGGGACTGGATTGCCTATCTCGACTCCGATGACGAGTGGATGAGCAACTATCTTGCAGCTCAAATGGAAAGCGTGGGACGGTATCCGGAGGCGGTCGGGCATATAACAAACAGCCTCTACATATTCCTCGATCAGCCGCGCAGCATCGTGCACTTCGACGAGATCGGGATGCTGCGGAAGTTCCCTCACGGGACCGATCACCTGCTGGTGGAGAAGCCGTTCAAAACCATCATCGACTGTAGTCACTGGTTCCTGCAACCGATCATCATGCGTCGCGAGGCGCTGCTGCAGGCGGGGCTCTTCAATACCGGCCTCAGCATCGCCGAGGACATCGACGTCGTGTCGCGCCTGGCGCTGAAGGGTCCGTTCGCCTTCAACAGGTCCGTCCTGGTGAACGTCTACCGCCGCCAGGAGAAAATAGGGCACCTTTCGGCGCAATATTACAGGAACGCGATATCGAGCAGAAAGACGTTCGGACGGGTCTACACCGACCTGCTGGGCCGGCCCGGGCTCACCCTCCTCGAGAAAGTGGCCGTCGCAAAGGCACTGTGCACCAAGTGGCGGGCGGTGGGAAACATGTACATGATGGCCGACAGGCAACAGGAGGCGCGAAGGTTCTACCGCAAGGCGCTCCTCATCTATCCCTCGCTGAAGGCTCTTTTTAAATACTGCGGGACCTTCATGCCGCAGCAGCTGGCGATGTACGTGGTGCGGAAAGGGGTAACTATCGCACCGGGGGATGACCTCGGCGAGGAGAGCTGA
- a CDS encoding aldo/keto reductase, whose amino-acid sequence MKRVSLGNTGLSIFPLIYGTLPLGSLQADLSPQEGGRLIRYALEKGVNCIDTATMYGTYSHIREALRGWGGEVVIATKTHTADPAAAREHVELALKELGRERLEIVHIHGARVADPFTERAAVLEELLKMKEEGKIGHVGLSSHYVEAFRKAAAHPEIEVVHPLINKIGLGIIDGTAAEMAEAIAGCAGAGQGVYAMKAFAGGNLISEARESLAYVAALEGVHGIAIGMLSQKEIDANVSYFQHGVLDEAVWDELEKRRRRLKIMEQFCKGCGKCLDICGSKALSLVNGKAVVDESACVLCGYCGSGCPEFFIRVI is encoded by the coding sequence ATGAAACGAGTCTCTCTCGGCAATACCGGCCTCAGCATCTTTCCTCTTATCTACGGCACCCTCCCGCTCGGCTCGTTGCAGGCGGACCTCTCTCCGCAGGAAGGGGGGCGGCTCATACGCTACGCCCTGGAAAAGGGTGTCAACTGCATCGACACCGCCACCATGTACGGGACGTACTCCCACATCCGCGAGGCGCTGCGCGGCTGGGGCGGGGAGGTGGTGATCGCCACCAAGACACACACGGCGGATCCGGCAGCAGCCCGCGAGCACGTCGAGCTGGCGCTGAAAGAATTGGGGCGCGAGCGGCTGGAGATCGTTCACATCCACGGCGCACGTGTCGCCGATCCCTTCACCGAGAGAGCTGCGGTGCTGGAGGAGCTTCTCAAGATGAAGGAGGAAGGAAAGATCGGCCACGTCGGCCTCTCCTCCCACTATGTCGAAGCGTTCCGCAAGGCAGCAGCTCATCCGGAAATTGAAGTGGTTCATCCGCTCATCAACAAGATCGGGCTGGGGATCATAGACGGCACGGCGGCGGAGATGGCGGAGGCGATAGCCGGATGCGCCGGAGCGGGGCAGGGGGTGTACGCCATGAAAGCTTTCGCCGGCGGCAATCTCATATCGGAGGCCCGCGAGAGCCTCGCCTACGTCGCCGCGCTGGAAGGTGTCCACGGCATTGCGATCGGCATGCTCTCGCAAAAAGAGATCGACGCCAACGTCTCCTATTTTCAGCACGGAGTACTCGATGAAGCTGTCTGGGACGAGTTGGAAAAGCGGCGGCGCAGGCTGAAGATCATGGAGCAGTTTTGCAAAGGGTGCGGCAAATGCCTCGATATCTGCGGCAGCAAGGCGCTGTCGCTGGTCAATGGAAAGGCCGTCGTCGACGAGAGCGCCTGCGTCCTTTGCGGGTACTGCGGTTCCGGGTGCCCCGAATTCTTCATACGGGTTATCTGA
- a CDS encoding HAMP domain-containing methyl-accepting chemotaxis protein — translation MSISKRLFMLLFITVVCIVGLEVFNFYQLERVFDATNYGNVNSVPSILVLDGAATNARDLQNHTYMHILNTDDAKMAEVEKLIEEDRASLSKALKEYEALLSGDKDKQMFTEDRAAISEFNGLVDKVLALSRGNKNNEARDLFTSNNAIYKKLTTLLDAHMLYNKELADKGTSDAVAMKKTAVIFALTSTLLAIAAIVAVALFIIRSIRTVVAEVVSASDNVASGSQQMSSSAEELSQGATEQASAAEEASSSMEEMSANIRQNADNALETEKIAIKSAADAKESGEAVAKTVSAMKEIAGKISIIEEIARQTNLLALNAAIEAARAGDHGKGFAVVASEVRKLAERSQKAAAEISDLSLASVEIADRAGSMLVAMLPNIQRTAQLVQEITAASREQDAGAGQINKAIQMLDQVIQQNASAAEEMSGTAEELSGQAEQLQQAVALLTVGNRSAQEKEMKRGAKPQTRKKCQTRVTVRTSGDRSAVSGAALNLDETDERFEHY, via the coding sequence ATGTCCATATCAAAGCGTTTGTTCATGTTGCTGTTCATCACGGTCGTCTGCATAGTGGGGCTGGAAGTGTTCAACTTCTACCAGCTGGAGCGAGTCTTCGATGCGACGAACTATGGAAACGTGAACAGCGTCCCGAGCATCCTCGTCCTCGACGGCGCAGCCACCAATGCGAGAGATCTGCAGAATCACACCTACATGCACATCCTGAACACCGACGACGCTAAGATGGCGGAGGTCGAGAAATTGATCGAGGAGGATCGCGCCAGCCTCAGCAAGGCTTTGAAGGAGTACGAGGCGCTTCTGTCCGGCGACAAGGACAAGCAGATGTTCACGGAGGACCGAGCCGCGATATCGGAATTCAACGGGCTGGTAGACAAAGTGCTGGCGCTCTCTCGCGGCAACAAGAACAACGAAGCGCGCGACTTGTTCACCAGCAACAACGCGATCTACAAAAAGCTCACCACCCTCCTCGATGCCCACATGCTGTACAACAAGGAGCTTGCGGACAAGGGGACCAGTGACGCTGTGGCTATGAAGAAAACCGCCGTCATCTTTGCCCTCACCTCGACTCTTCTCGCCATTGCCGCCATAGTGGCGGTGGCTCTCTTTATCATCCGTTCCATCCGGACGGTGGTCGCCGAGGTCGTCAGCGCCTCTGACAACGTCGCCTCCGGGAGCCAGCAGATGTCTTCCAGCGCCGAAGAACTCTCTCAAGGGGCAACGGAGCAGGCTTCAGCCGCAGAAGAAGCATCATCCTCCATGGAGGAGATGTCCGCCAACATCCGGCAGAACGCGGACAACGCTTTGGAGACTGAAAAGATCGCCATCAAGTCCGCAGCGGATGCAAAGGAAAGCGGCGAGGCGGTAGCAAAGACCGTCTCGGCGATGAAGGAGATCGCCGGAAAGATCTCCATCATCGAGGAGATCGCGAGGCAGACGAACCTCCTGGCGCTTAACGCAGCGATCGAGGCCGCGCGTGCCGGCGACCACGGCAAGGGGTTCGCGGTCGTGGCAAGCGAGGTGCGAAAACTGGCAGAGCGCTCGCAGAAAGCCGCGGCAGAGATCTCGGATCTTTCTCTCGCCAGCGTGGAAATAGCGGACAGAGCCGGAAGCATGCTGGTCGCGATGCTGCCGAACATCCAGAGGACCGCTCAGCTCGTGCAGGAGATCACTGCAGCATCCAGAGAGCAGGACGCCGGCGCAGGGCAGATCAACAAAGCGATCCAGATGCTCGACCAGGTCATCCAGCAGAACGCTTCCGCGGCCGAGGAGATGTCCGGCACCGCGGAGGAGCTTTCCGGGCAGGCCGAGCAGCTGCAACAGGCGGTTGCCCTCCTGACGGTGGGAAATCGCTCCGCCCAGGAGAAGGAGATGAAAAGAGGAGCAAAGCCGCAGACGCGGAAGAAATGCCAGACCCGCGTCACCGTCCGCACATCCGGCGATCGCAGCGCCGTCTCGGGAGCGGCACTGAACCTTGATGAGACGGATGAGCGGTTCGAGCATTACTAG
- a CDS encoding alpha/beta fold hydrolase, producing MKREFPEPAFIRSNGISMAVYEEGAGFPVILCHGFPELAFSWRHQLPALAQAGFRAIAPDQRGYGLTEKPDAVCEYNIGKLTDDLVGLLDALELEKAVFCGHDWGGHVVWEMPLLHPDRVAGVIGVNTPHRYFRRMGSDPVAWIVQHFSDRNYRLAFLQEGVEDGLTPELLPRFFDGLFRGRPITMEQYLAAPPKVRNLEFEFIMEAALAEEPAGRQLLTQEELQVYVDAFSSGGLTGPINWYRNLVTNSEILAGTPEHIAVPCLMLSSGDDIFLPPSSADGTERYIADLEMHVIRECGHWTQAEKPSELNAIILDWLKRRFA from the coding sequence ATGAAGAGGGAATTCCCCGAACCTGCTTTCATCCGGAGCAATGGCATCTCGATGGCGGTGTACGAGGAGGGGGCAGGGTTCCCGGTCATACTCTGTCACGGCTTTCCGGAGCTCGCCTTTTCCTGGCGGCATCAGCTTCCCGCTCTCGCGCAGGCGGGGTTCCGCGCCATTGCACCGGACCAGCGGGGGTACGGTCTCACGGAGAAGCCGGATGCTGTCTGCGAATATAACATCGGGAAGCTGACCGACGACCTCGTGGGGCTACTCGATGCCCTCGAGCTGGAAAAGGCGGTGTTTTGCGGACACGACTGGGGCGGACATGTGGTATGGGAGATGCCGCTACTCCACCCGGACCGGGTCGCCGGCGTCATCGGCGTAAACACGCCGCACCGCTATTTCCGGAGGATGGGGAGCGATCCTGTTGCATGGATAGTGCAGCATTTCAGCGACCGGAACTACCGCCTCGCCTTTCTTCAGGAGGGGGTGGAGGACGGCCTGACGCCGGAGCTTTTGCCCCGATTCTTCGACGGGCTCTTCCGCGGGCGTCCCATCACCATGGAGCAGTACCTCGCGGCACCCCCGAAGGTGCGCAACCTGGAATTCGAATTCATCATGGAGGCGGCTCTGGCCGAGGAGCCTGCGGGACGGCAGCTCCTCACCCAGGAGGAGCTGCAGGTCTATGTGGACGCCTTCAGCTCCGGGGGGCTGACCGGCCCGATAAACTGGTACCGCAACCTGGTCACCAATAGCGAGATCCTCGCCGGCACTCCAGAGCACATTGCCGTTCCGTGCCTCATGCTATCCTCCGGGGATGATATCTTTCTCCCACCTAGTTCCGCCGACGGAACGGAGCGCTATATAGCGGACCTCGAGATGCATGTGATACGGGAGTGCGGACATTGGACGCAGGCGGAGAAGCCTTCGGAGCTGAACGCTATCATCCTCGACTGGCTAAAAAGAAGGTTTGCGTGA
- a CDS encoding sigma-70 family RNA polymerase sigma factor codes for MKRYAPVPVPGEVDSPLPFTGRADGPVGVARPQGQDLLPPSPQKVAQLRSQQTTVPETMAILERALSRLERLTGRHPAMEEVARNLGLELEEYLFVLEEVYPVPLLTSVGAPGGSADPQAGGFEMQGGENFDSFLLDTFLIETLAKAISDLPEKEGLVVTLRHYEKLTSHQISDALNLPESTVHQLHSQAMIRMRVQVAETPYQGRYVA; via the coding sequence ATGAAGAGATATGCTCCTGTCCCTGTACCTGGAGAGGTCGACTCACCTCTCCCTTTTACCGGTCGAGCCGACGGTCCGGTCGGCGTTGCACGGCCCCAGGGGCAAGACCTGCTGCCTCCTTCACCGCAGAAGGTGGCGCAGTTGCGCTCGCAACAAACGACCGTACCGGAGACAATGGCGATCCTGGAGAGGGCGCTTTCGCGCCTGGAGCGGCTAACGGGGCGGCACCCGGCGATGGAGGAAGTCGCGAGGAATCTGGGACTCGAACTGGAAGAATACCTGTTCGTGCTGGAGGAAGTGTACCCGGTGCCTTTGCTCACTTCCGTCGGCGCTCCGGGGGGCAGCGCGGACCCGCAAGCAGGAGGATTCGAGATGCAGGGGGGAGAGAATTTTGACAGCTTCCTGCTGGACACCTTTCTGATAGAGACCCTCGCGAAGGCGATTTCCGACCTGCCGGAAAAGGAGGGCCTTGTGGTGACGCTGCGCCATTACGAGAAGCTGACATCTCACCAAATCAGCGACGCACTGAACCTCCCGGAATCGACGGTGCACCAGCTGCACAGCCAGGCCATGATCCGGATGAGGGTGCAGGTAGCTGAGACGCCGTACCAGGGCCGATACGTGGCATGA
- a CDS encoding transposase family protein, translating into MKLIPKESHAVFEFALSVRPPWQLTTMAISKANRRIDVGFHYSIGNGETCPFCGKDLRDVFFSSTKRWTHLNFFQYETHMSASIPVFRCSNKGCIASVEREAILNTIFLDVLLMVSPFDSNYALGLMLTQHLK; encoded by the coding sequence ATGAAGCTGATACCGAAAGAGTCACACGCAGTCTTTGAATTCGCCTTATCGGTGCGCCCCCCATGGCAGCTCACCACGATGGCGATCAGCAAGGCGAACAGGCGCATCGACGTCGGCTTTCACTACAGCATCGGCAACGGCGAAACCTGCCCTTTCTGCGGGAAGGACCTGAGGGACGTGTTCTTTTCTTCGACAAAGAGGTGGACGCACCTCAACTTCTTTCAGTACGAGACCCACATGAGCGCGTCCATTCCCGTATTCCGGTGCAGCAATAAGGGGTGCATCGCCAGCGTGGAGCGGGAGGCGATTCTCAACACGATATTCCTGGACGTCCTCCTCATGGTTTCACCTTTCGATTCCAATTACGCCCTCGGGCTGATGCTGACACAGCACTTGAAGTAG
- a CDS encoding cytochrome c3 family protein encodes MKVTTAVFAFAIVASSSLSVAALAPGTGLSGSVHDMTRYTSSGPSPCLYCHNGHSLAGTVRTARTGSGPDAAGDSGDPGRLCSTCHDGIVASYPLQHHRTGLPYRNEVKSGACGPKAAADAGAAVPCMLRDKDSFFAGTDVTIADRLWTSPSKGGAMIITCTTCHEVHNKGSRDESEGKNYLLISSKRNSALCFSCHVDEGEQTPERK; translated from the coding sequence ATGAAGGTTACAACCGCAGTCTTCGCCTTCGCCATTGTCGCTTCATCATCCTTATCCGTTGCCGCCCTGGCTCCGGGAACCGGCTTGAGCGGCTCGGTCCACGACATGACCCGCTACACGAGCAGTGGACCGAGCCCGTGCCTTTACTGCCACAACGGACACAGCCTCGCCGGTACAGTCCGGACCGCCAGGACAGGGAGCGGTCCGGATGCGGCAGGGGATTCAGGGGACCCGGGACGCCTGTGCTCTACCTGCCACGACGGCATCGTGGCGAGCTACCCTCTGCAGCACCACCGCACCGGCCTTCCCTACCGCAATGAAGTGAAAAGCGGTGCGTGTGGCCCCAAGGCTGCCGCCGACGCGGGTGCGGCGGTCCCGTGCATGCTTCGGGATAAAGATTCATTTTTCGCCGGGACAGACGTCACCATTGCTGATCGCTTGTGGACCAGTCCGAGCAAAGGGGGAGCTATGATCATCACCTGCACCACCTGCCATGAAGTTCACAACAAGGGGAGCAGGGATGAGTCCGAAGGGAAAAACTATCTCCTTATTTCCTCAAAGAGAAACAGCGCGCTCTGCTTCTCATGCCATGTGGATGAAGGCGAGCAGACTCCTGAAAGGAAGTAA
- a CDS encoding sensor histidine kinase, which produces MTTGARIRYFLQAQRDDFVATGRTVISVLFILSFLFRLSGLSALVLGGFVIYTLALQGIGHCRYFLPERLNAAARLVDLFFFGPALLLAEGMTTTSSVFFIFLLMCWSLAVPLLRFSAPFATMAVVLALSLNGIELLDDLPRLLMQCASVAAITALLAHRQYQENSLLKVLSLLAEWPAARTESLEKLCCGTLPHAATVLDAPRLLLLVEDDQEPWMHSVLWSQKGCEYSCGEYSDLATLIPVSTSMNTFYCSDAGQRNPALLQHGRDGFSDGRGAPVAAELRERYSICAVLGSRVEGKRAHGFLLALDSKKPSPHGLVVCDVVAARVAALLDAFFLEKELQEDAVLHERAAMARDLHDGLLQSLAGVVLDLERAHRLMEGDPDAARLLILQVQHQAAAEQKDLRSQVTRFRGWQRPHVEFHLLPRLHELGERITRQWNVPVVIEAPPVIPQCAASLDREIYLLIHEALLNAVRHASATALHLHLDFSRDRARITVSDDGCGFPFAGSLDEAALLEMKQGPVSLRERATALGGGITVHSSPEGAVVEIAIPLPEGEACNDASVAGVPSVDSHEQEETNVYYYRAGR; this is translated from the coding sequence ATGACGACAGGCGCACGAATACGCTATTTCTTGCAGGCACAGCGGGATGATTTCGTTGCCACCGGGCGCACCGTCATCTCCGTCCTCTTCATTCTGTCCTTTTTGTTTCGCCTCTCGGGACTCTCGGCGCTCGTGCTGGGAGGATTCGTCATCTACACCCTTGCATTGCAGGGAATCGGGCATTGCAGGTATTTCCTTCCGGAGCGGCTGAACGCAGCTGCACGCCTTGTGGATCTCTTCTTCTTCGGACCTGCCCTGTTGCTGGCGGAGGGGATGACCACCACTTCCTCCGTTTTCTTCATCTTTCTTCTTATGTGCTGGTCGCTGGCAGTGCCGCTCCTCCGATTCTCTGCCCCATTCGCCACCATGGCCGTAGTCCTTGCCCTTTCCCTCAACGGCATCGAGCTTCTGGACGACCTGCCGCGCTTGCTTATGCAGTGTGCCAGCGTAGCCGCTATCACTGCTTTGCTCGCCCACCGCCAGTATCAGGAGAACTCCTTGTTGAAGGTCCTCTCCCTCCTCGCCGAGTGGCCCGCCGCACGCACGGAAAGTCTTGAGAAGCTTTGCTGCGGGACACTGCCGCATGCCGCGACGGTCCTGGATGCCCCCCGACTCCTTCTTCTCGTGGAGGATGATCAGGAGCCGTGGATGCACTCGGTGTTGTGGTCGCAAAAGGGGTGCGAGTACAGCTGTGGAGAGTACTCCGATCTGGCCACCCTCATCCCGGTCTCAACGAGCATGAATACCTTCTACTGCAGCGATGCCGGGCAGCGCAACCCCGCGTTGCTGCAGCACGGCCGCGACGGATTCAGTGACGGACGAGGCGCCCCGGTCGCGGCGGAGCTGCGGGAGAGGTACTCCATCTGCGCCGTACTCGGCTCGCGGGTGGAGGGGAAAAGGGCTCATGGTTTCCTGCTGGCACTGGACAGCAAGAAGCCCTCTCCGCACGGACTCGTTGTCTGTGACGTCGTCGCCGCAAGGGTGGCGGCCTTGCTCGATGCCTTCTTTCTGGAGAAAGAGCTGCAGGAGGATGCCGTTTTGCATGAGCGTGCCGCGATGGCCCGTGACCTGCACGACGGCCTCTTGCAGTCCCTTGCGGGGGTAGTGCTGGATCTGGAGCGGGCGCATCGGCTCATGGAGGGCGATCCGGACGCCGCGAGACTGCTGATCCTGCAGGTCCAGCACCAGGCCGCGGCGGAGCAGAAGGACCTGAGATCGCAGGTTACCCGTTTCAGGGGGTGGCAGAGACCGCATGTCGAGTTCCATCTCCTCCCCCGTTTGCACGAACTTGGCGAGCGTATCACACGTCAGTGGAACGTTCCCGTAGTCATCGAGGCGCCCCCGGTGATACCGCAGTGTGCCGCCTCCCTGGACCGGGAGATTTACCTCCTGATCCACGAGGCGCTCCTCAATGCGGTGCGGCATGCGAGCGCCACGGCGCTGCACCTGCATCTCGACTTCAGCAGGGACCGGGCCCGTATCACGGTCTCGGACGATGGGTGCGGATTTCCATTCGCAGGATCTTTGGACGAGGCGGCACTTTTGGAGATGAAGCAGGGACCGGTCTCCTTGCGGGAGCGGGCGACCGCCCTCGGTGGCGGTATCACCGTCCATTCCTCCCCGGAAGGGGCTGTGGTCGAGATTGCCATTCCGTTGCCCGAAGGTGAGGCTTGTAACGACGCGTCTGTGGCGGGAGTTCCTTCCGTGGACAGCCATGAACAGGAGGAAACCAATGTCTATTACTATCGTGCTGGCAGATGA
- a CDS encoding response regulator, translated as MSITIVLADDHPLLLNGLSNLFRMEEDLEVVACCSNGVEAMDAIREHRPDVAVLDIRMPKLNGLDAARQILEEKLCPRVVLLTAALEEEQTLEALRIGVHGLLLKEMTPHLVVQCIRKVYAGEQWVEHASVMQALGRMLQRENAPPEACANLTPRELDIVRLVSRGLRNKEIAEKFCLSEGTVKVHLHNIYEKVKVNGRVALLRHAQERGLV; from the coding sequence ATGTCTATTACTATCGTGCTGGCAGATGATCATCCCCTCCTGCTAAACGGCCTCTCCAATCTTTTCAGGATGGAGGAGGATTTAGAGGTAGTGGCCTGCTGCAGTAACGGCGTGGAGGCCATGGATGCCATTCGCGAGCATCGCCCGGACGTGGCGGTTCTCGACATCCGGATGCCAAAGCTGAACGGGCTCGACGCCGCGCGCCAGATCCTGGAGGAGAAGCTTTGTCCCCGCGTCGTCCTCCTTACCGCCGCGCTGGAAGAGGAGCAGACCCTGGAGGCCCTGCGCATAGGGGTACACGGCCTCCTCCTGAAGGAAATGACGCCGCATCTTGTGGTGCAATGCATACGGAAGGTCTATGCCGGAGAGCAGTGGGTGGAGCATGCCTCGGTAATGCAGGCGCTGGGGAGGATGCTGCAGCGTGAAAATGCCCCTCCGGAGGCGTGCGCGAACCTTACGCCCCGGGAGCTGGACATCGTGCGTCTGGTCTCCCGTGGGCTGCGCAACAAGGAGATCGCCGAAAAGTTCTGTCTCAGTGAAGGGACGGTGAAGGTCCACCTGCACAACATCTACGAAAAGGTAAAGGTGAACGGGCGCGTCGCTCTATTACGTCACGCGCAGGAGAGAGGTCTCGTGTAG
- a CDS encoding serine hydrolase domain-containing protein yields MLQQRLETLIRQRSPRACASVSLRLAGAAGPHAFTAAAGVHGGAPPLFLAYSCTKTVIAALVLLLCESGRTALSAPLARWFPAVPEASDITLRHLLNHTSGLPDYGTLAAYHEAVQTSPSTPWSAAEFVERTLAQGMLFRPGEGWSYSNTGYLLLKRIAEMENNRSLRLLVQEKICRLLGLGHTFVAETVADLQALQPARSDLVAMDKGVDIRTVYHPGWVAHGTMASTPAELAALFDGLFSGAIISPAMLAEMTVLTPVPTAPPKYGNPCYGLGLMADTASPYGMILGHNGGGPGYEASVFHVTRGGKAATACAMCSCENSGVAEGLVRGAFAVMAES; encoded by the coding sequence ATGCTTCAGCAGCGTCTCGAGACCTTGATCCGACAGCGCTCACCCCGCGCCTGCGCCAGCGTGTCGCTCCGGCTAGCGGGGGCAGCGGGGCCGCACGCCTTCACCGCCGCGGCGGGGGTGCACGGTGGCGCCCCTCCCCTCTTCCTCGCCTACAGTTGCACGAAGACCGTTATCGCGGCCCTCGTCCTGCTGCTGTGCGAGAGCGGGCGCACCGCGCTGTCGGCACCCCTGGCCCGCTGGTTTCCCGCAGTACCCGAAGCTTCAGACATCACGCTGCGCCACCTGCTGAACCACACCTCCGGCCTGCCGGACTACGGGACGCTGGCCGCATACCATGAAGCGGTGCAGACCTCTCCGTCGACACCGTGGAGTGCCGCGGAGTTTGTGGAGAGGACGTTGGCGCAGGGGATGTTGTTCCGGCCGGGGGAAGGATGGAGCTATTCCAACACCGGGTACCTTCTGCTGAAGCGGATCGCGGAGATGGAAAATAACCGGAGCTTGCGCCTGCTGGTGCAGGAGAAGATATGCCGCCTCCTCGGACTGGGGCACACCTTTGTCGCGGAGACGGTCGCAGACCTCCAGGCGCTGCAGCCTGCCCGGTCGGATCTTGTGGCGATGGACAAGGGGGTCGACATCCGCACCGTCTATCACCCCGGCTGGGTCGCCCACGGCACGATGGCATCGACGCCGGCAGAGCTCGCGGCCCTCTTTGACGGACTCTTCTCTGGCGCGATCATCTCCCCCGCAATGCTGGCGGAGATGACCGTGCTGACACCGGTGCCAACCGCGCCCCCCAAATACGGGAATCCCTGCTATGGCCTCGGACTGATGGCTGATACCGCCTCGCCGTACGGCATGATCCTCGGACACAACGGCGGCGGCCCGGGGTATGAGGCAAGCGTCTTCCATGTCACCCGGGGCGGCAAGGCAGCAACTGCCTGTGCAATGTGCTCGTGTGAAAATAGCGGAGTCGCTGAGGGGCTGGTACGCGGCGCTTTCGCCGTGATGGCAGAAAGTTAG